From a single Arachis hypogaea cultivar Tifrunner chromosome 3, arahy.Tifrunner.gnm2.J5K5, whole genome shotgun sequence genomic region:
- the LOC112734430 gene encoding ubiquinol oxidase 2, mitochondrial, which yields MKHSAFSSVVLRALINGRNDCNRSGTAVATATVMPFMAAEMSRHCAGAGGLKRGFPCWKRMMASESLRSPVEANSTEKKKEEKKSEGNSLVASSYWGISRQKVTREDGTEWPWNCFMPWETYHSNLSIDLTKHHVPKNFLDKVAYRTVKLIRIPTDVFFKRQYGCRAMMLETVAAVPGMVGGVLLHLRSLRRFQHSGGWIKALLEEAENERMHLMTMVELVKPKWYERILVLVVQGVFFNAFFGLYLLSPKLAHRVVGYLEEEAIHSYTEFLRDLESGAIENVPAPAIAIDYWRLPKDAKLKDVITVIRADEAHHRDVNHFASDIHFQGKELRDAPAPIGYH from the exons ATGAAGCATTCTGCATTCAGTTCTGTGGTTCTCCGAGCTCTGATCAACGGCAGGAATGACTGTAACCGTAGTGGCACGGCGGTTGCAACTGCGACGGTGATGCCGTTTATGGCGGCGGAAATGAGCCGCCACTGCGCGGGTGCTGGTGGCTTGAAAAGAGGATTCCCCTGCTGGAAGAGAATGATGGCTTCCGAGTCCCTGCGGTCGCCTGTTGAGGCAAATTCGAcggaaaagaagaaggaggagaagaagagtgAAGGCAATAGCCTTGTGGCCTCGAGTTATTGGGGGATTTCGAGGCAGAAGGTTACGAGAGAGGATGGGACGGAGTGGCCTTGGAACTGCTTCATG CCGTGGGAGACTTACCATTCAAACTTGTCAATTGATTTGACCAAGCATCATGTTCCAAAGAATTTTCTGGATAAAGTTGCTTATAGGACAGTGAAGCTCATCAGAATTCCGACTGATGTTTTTTTCAAG AGACAATATGGTTGCCGTGCAATGATGCTTGAAACAGTTGCAGCTGTTCCTGGAATGGTGGGAGGAGTGTTGTTGCACCTGAGGTCGCTCCGCAGGTTTCAGCACAGTGGGGGCTGGATCAAAGCATTGCTTGAGGAAGCAGAGAATGAGAGAATGCACTTAATGACCATGGTGGAACTTGTGAAGCCTAAATGGTATGAAAGAATACTTGTTCTTGTTGTCCAGGGAGTTTTCTTCAACGCGTTCTTTGGGCTTTACTTACTCTCCCCAAAGTTAGCTCATAGAGTTGTTGGGTATCTTGAGGAGGAGGCCATACATTCTTACACTGAGTTCTTGAGGGACCTAGAGAGTGGTGCAATTGAAAATGTTCCTGCTCCTGCCATTGCAATAGATTATTGGAGGCTTCCCAAGGACGCCAAATTGAAAGATGTTATAACCGTCATTCGTGCCGATGAAGCTCATCACCGAGATGTGAACCATTTTGCTTCG GATATCCACTTTCAGGGAAAAGAACTGAGGGATGCACCAGCTCCTATTGGCTATCATTAG